CGGACTGAGCCTTGGGTAGTGATGCCAACACGCGCTTCGCGTCACTGGGTGTGATCTCCCGCCCGACCGGCAGCACCGTCCCGACGCCGGGGACGATCTCGGGCAGGCATCCGTTGTCGCTGGCGATCACCGGGGTGCCGCTGGCTGCGGCCTCCGAGACCACGGTGGCGCCGGGCTCGATCCATCGTCCGCCGAACGGTCCTCCCCACGGCTGGGACAGCACGAGTTGCGCTCGGGCGCGTGCGATGAGTCGGGTACGCGTGTCACCGCCGACTTCGCCTATGTAGTGGACGGTGTTCGGGAAGTCGGCCAGCAGGGCGTCCAGGTAGTCCTTCTCCCAGGCCGGTCCGGCGACCGTCAGCGGTACGCCGGCGGCGTGCGCGAACGCTGCCGCTTCGCGCACGCCCTTGTGTACGGAGACTCGGCCCAGGAAGAGGAAGTAGTCGTCCTTCGCCTCTTGGAATGGATATCGCGAAGGGTTGACCGGCAACCGGATCACGGGGGCGGATAGGGACCCCGCGGCGGTACGTTGTGCGCGGGAGAGGTAGATGCCGTTGATCTGGCGCTCAGGCACGCCGTTGAGGTGGTGTGTGCTCACCGTTGGCCTGAGATCGCAGGCCGGCAGTGCGTCGTTGTTTGAGTGGTCGTGGATGATGTCCGGGCCGAACGTCTCGATGGCCTCGTGGATGTCGGCCGTCTCGACAGCAGCAGACACCGTGACACCCTCCTGGACGGGGCTTCCCGGCGCTCCGAGGAGCAGGATCTCGCAACCGGCCGCCAGCAGTCCGTCCATGAGCGTGGCGACGACCCACTGGATCCCGCCGTAGCCCTGGGGTGGCACAGTGATCCATTGGCTGGGGTCGGCTCCGTAGCGGTGCGGCGGAATCACCATGGCCACCTTCATCGGTCACTCCCGGTCTCGGCATCGGTGGCGCTGGCCCGGCTCCGCGTGATGGCCTCCCAGCAGACTCCGAGGAGAACGCTGGAGGTGTAGAACAGGGCGAGGGCGGTCAGTACTGGGCGAGCGCCGTCTCCTGAGCGGTTGCGGTTCCATTCCTTCCCGATGCCTCGCCGCGCGTCGTCGCGCCGTGCTTCGCTGCGCCCCTGCCAGAAGGCGCGGCGCAGCAGGTAGGACAAGGTCAACCGGTGAGCGGGGATCAGGTGTTGGACCTCGGCGTCGTGCAGGATCGTCGCGGTGGCGCCGCGCGCGATCATCTCCCGCACAAAGGTGGTGTCCTCGGCGGAGGTGAGGGAGCTGCCGATCCGGCCGAGGCGTTCGTCGAAGCCGACTCCGAGCAAGCGGGCGTGCTCGGAGTCGATGGCGAAGCTGCCGCCCCAGATTGACGCCGGCCGGGATGGAGCGTGGGACCCGAGGTAGTGCAACTGTCCCGAAGTGAGGAACCAAGGGCGGCGGTGCCCCTGAAGATGGGCGGAGATCCTCGTCCCTGTGACCTGTGCGCCGGCGGTCAGAGCGGCCCGTATCTGCGTCAGAGCCTCGACGGTGGGGACGATGTCGTCGTCGAGGAAGACGAGGTGCCGTGTCGTGGCTTCCTTCATGGCCTTGTTGCGGCTGTGGGCGAGTCCCTGGTTTCCCGCGTTGCAGATGACGCGGATGCGTGACGGAGGCGGCGAGGCGCTCGTGGGCAGTGTGGGAACGTGCTGGGCGGGCATGTCCGCGATGATCAGCAGGCGGTCCCGGGCGCCCATCGCCGCGGCGGTACGGACGACGGCTCCCGGCAGGCTGTCGGGGCGGTTGCTGCAGATGGCGATGGTGAGGGGCAGGTCGGCGCCGAGGGTCACGGACGCACCTCCTGGCTCGGCTGTGGGCTGCGCTCTTTGCAGCCGATCGCCAGCAGCACGTCGGCCAGGTCCCCGAGGGCGGCGATGGCCCAGTAACCCGTGCTCCCCTCGGTTGTGTGGCCGCGCCGGGCCTTCAGTTCGCGATAGGTGGTCACGATCTCGGGATCGACCCCGGCAGGCGCGCTCCATCCGCTGTCGAGGTTGATGATCGCCACCGAGCAGCCGAGAGCGAGTGCCGGAGCAGCGTCGTGGTCGGTCCGGTCGCCGACAACCGTGGTGTGCTCCGGCTTCCAGCCCAGCCGGTCCAGGGCCCACTTGAAGAGGCGGGGGTCGGGTTTGGCGTAGCCGACAAGGGAGTCGAGTGCGACGAGTTGGACCCGTTGCTCGATGCCGAGAACACGCAGGGCGGCGAGGCATTCCGGGGGCTGGTTGGCGACGATGCACACCTGGTACTCCCTGGCGAGGTCGCTGAGCGCGTCGACGGCTCCCGGAATGGGCTGGATGAGCGAGGTCCAGCGTTCGCGGATGCGCTGCCAACTCTTCGTGCCGTTGGGCGGGAAGAGGCTGGGCGGGGGTGTTCCGGGCGCGCGGTCCTGGTAGAAGTTGCGCATCGCATGGAGGAAAGAGTCCATGGTGAGGGCGGGGTTGTCCGCCTGCGCGAGCTCCCAGACGCCCTGGAGCCAGGCGAGGTCGAACGGCTCGTCGTAGTAGAGGATGCCGCCGACGTCGACGGCGAGGGTGCGGCCGGTCATGCCGTGGCCGCCCGACCAGCGGCCCAGGTGAACCACTCGGGCTTCTCCGCGGTGTCGTTCTCGATGCTGAGTGTGCTCGTGGGCTCCACGGGTCCGTGCTCGCGGGCCCAGGTTGCGGTGCGTCGCAGTCCGTCTGCGAGCGGGGTGTCGGTCCAGTCGCCGAGCGTCCTACGGGCGAGGCTGTTGTCGGTGTACGCGGCGTGGACTTCGTCGCGGGTCGCCAGGTGCTTGATCGGGTGGTCGGGGACGCCCATCGCGGTGCGCGCGGCGTGTGCCATCTCCAGCACGGTGGTGGTCTGCGAGGAGCCGACGTTGAAGACCTGGCCCCAGGCGGCCGGCTGGCCGGCCGCGGCGAGGAAGGTGCCGACGATGTCCGGGGCGTAGGTGAAGGCCCGGATCTGGCTGCCGTCGCCGTACACGCTGATCGGTTCGCCGCGCATGATCTGGTTGAGGAAGATGGCAACGGCGTTGCGGTAGGGGTCGCCCATGCTCTGCCGCTCACCGTAGACGTTGTGCATGCGCAGGGCGAAGTACGGCATGCCCTGCAGCTTCATGGTGACGGCGAGTTCGCGCTCCACGGTGAGTTTCGCGTTGCCGTAGCTGTCGGCGGGGATGGGCTGCTCGTCCTCGCGCATGGGGACGTGTCCGTGGCCGTACACGGCGACCGACGAGGCGAAGCCGAATAACCTGACCTCGGCGGCCAGCGAGGCGTTGATCAGGTTGATGCTGCCGAGCAGGTTGACGGAGTAGTTATGGTGCTTGACGGCGTGACTGATGCCTTCGGCCGCGAAGGCGGCCAGGTGGTAGACGCCGTCGAAGCGGTACGAGGCGAAGACATCGGCGACAGCGGCTTGGTCGGCGACCGAGCCGACGACGAGGGTCGCGCCGTCGGGCACGTTCTCGGTCTTGCCGCCGTCGAGGTTGTCCAGGACGACGACCTCATCGCCGCGCTCGATCAGGGCTGCGACGAGGTGGGACCCGATGAAACCGGCGCCGCCGGTCACCAGATGCGTGGGCATGTGTGTCTCCCTTGCGTGAGTGGGGTCGCGCTGCGGCCCCAAAGCGGGCCGCAGCAGGTCGTGCGAGATGCGGTGCGATCGGCCGACCGTGTTGCGGGGCTGGAGGGCTCAGGCTCCGAGGAGCCCGTTGATCTGCGCGAAATCGCCACGGGCCCGTTCCATGATCAGCGGGAGGCGTTGCCGCAGAGTGGCACGCAGCCCGGCCGCGTCGGTGTCGTTGACGAGCCGGTCGATGACGGTGGCGTCCTGGACGAAGGCCCGGACGTCTGCGTGGATGTCGTCGACGTCGACGGTCTCGCCGTAGGTTTCGGCGAGCACCCCGTTGAACTTGTGCGAGTGGCCGATCGCGATCGCCGGGACGCCGCTGGACAGTGCGCCGATCGCGGCGTGCAGGCGTTCGGAGATGACGAGTTCGGCGTGGGAGAGCACGCCCTTGTAGTCGGAAGCCGTCAGCACGCCGGGCAGCGCCATGACCTGGGGCATGCCGGCGGCCTCGGCGATGCGGGCGGCGAGGATCCGGTCGTCGTTGTGGGACCGGGAGTCGTGGCAGTGCGGCACGAGGACGACCGGCATCTTCCGAGTGCGGACGAGGGAGATGGCCAGTCGTGTCAGTGCGGTTGCGTGCTGCGCCTCCTCCACGGCGCTGAAGCGGGTGATGCCCTGGCTGGGTGCGAGGCATATGTAGGTGTCTTCGGGAGTTAGCCCCAGGGGACTGAGCGCGGCCGATGTCCGCTCGCCGGTGGCTGTCGGCAGGAGGAAGGCAGGGTTGGAAGACAGTTGCACACGGTGCTCGGGGAGGCCGAGCTTACCCACGAGGTAGCCGTGGGAGGCGCTCTCCCGGACGGTGAGCAGATGGCACCGGTTGGCGACCGCGAGCCATGCCTCAGCGTCGGCCGGGTCGTCGAAGGGGCCGACGGACTGGCCGATCATGACCGTCGGGATGTCCCTCTCTTGCGCGGCGATGAGGGCACGCAGGTACGGCGTGGATACCCCGTAATCCGAGGTGTGCAGGTCGCCCCCGGTGGCGATGACCAGGTCGGTTTCGGCGAGCAGTTGTTCGCGGCGTGCGGTCAGTTCGGCAGGGCTCTCCTGAGGACGCATCTGCTGCCAGGAGCGGGAGACGACGAAGGGATCGGCCACACAGAGGGCACCAGTGGGGGCGAGGGCTTCCGCGTCGAGCACCGGGGTCTGGGTAAGGACGGTGACCTTGTTGCCTCCTTCGGTGTTCAGTTGCTCGGCGATGGCGCGGGCCAGGGCCTCGACGCCTCGGCTCTCGCAACTGGTGATGCCGGTGATCAGGACGTTGGACACAGCGGACCTCGCAAGGGTCATCGGGTGAACCGCATGAGTTCGGCCAGAACGGCGTGATAGCTGAAGCGCTCGTGGACTCGACGCTGGATGGTCGCCAGGCGCTCGCGATATCGGGCTGGCTCGCGCATCATTCGGGCGAGGGCATCAGCCGGATCATCGTCGAGCAGGAACAGCTCCACGTCGTTGCCGTAGAGCGCGGAGAGGTAGCCCAGGTCCGGCCAGAGCGCGGGAATGCTGCCCGAGGCCAGGGTTTCGAACATCCGGGGGGTCAGCAGTTCCATCTGCGCGAGCAGCGGTCGGACAAGCACCGGCGTGATCGCCGCCTGGGACATGGCGGAGACCACGTGCCCGAACGGAACGGGCGGCGCCACCTCGACGCCGTGATCCTGCATCCAGCCGGGCTCGTTCGCGGTGGCGGTCACATGGCCGGGGTGCGGATCGCCGGTCCACCAGCGTCCGCACACCCGGATGCGCCCGATTGGCGGCTGGGCGGCGGCAGCGGCTCGGATTAGGTTGGTCATCTCGTTCCAGCGCCACCAGTTCGCGCCGACGTACTGCAACTGGTACGGCAGTGCCTGCGGGTGTGGGAGGTCGGTGGCGAGCCGGTGGATGTCCGGCATTCCGAAGTAGCTGAAGAAATCGGCTCCGTCGGGGAGTTGTTCGTTCAGGCGTGGCTGCAGGATCAGATCGCTGAGGTCGGCATACAGCTTGTGCCAGGACTCGATGGTGTCCGCGCCCGCGTTGTCATCCACGCCGGCGGTGACGTACGGGCCCCAGTGGCCGTCGGGGTCGAGGATGATGCGTCGCTGGCGAGGCACGGCCTCACACAGTTCACGCTGTTGGGTCGAGAGGAACTGCCTGCTCTCGAATACGAGGACGAGGTGGGTGGCCCAGGTGATGTCGTCCACGAGCGGCAGGTGGACGTTCACCGTGCCATCCAGGCGCGACAGTTGGCTGGAGACGCCGATCTCGCATCCGGCAGTCGAGGCGGCTCGGCTGTACTCGGCGATCATGTGGCTGGAGCCCGCGTTCCAGTGGAAGACGCCGGCGAACAGAATCCGGGGTCTGGTCATCGCGCGCTCCCTGCCTGCGGGCGGGCGGGACCGCCCGCCTGTGGGCCGAGCCGGCGGTGGGCGTGGCGCCGGGCCCGGATCAGTCGTGCCCGGCACACAAGCCAGCCCACGGCCTCGGTGGTCTCCCAGGCCCCGCACCACCAGGTGGTAACTCCGCCCACGCCACGTCCGCGCAGATCGTCCTTCAGCCACCGGGCTGCCAACCGCAGCATGGGCAGGGGACGCCAGTCGATGTCGGTGAGGAGGTAGTAGTAGCGGTTGCGCCGCATCTGGATGCGCCGGTAGCTGCTACCCGTGGTTCCTCCGCCGCCGAAGTGCTGTATCCCGACGTCGAGCAGGAGGGCGACGCGCCACCCGGCCCAGCGGGTGCGACGGCACAGATCGGTCTCCTCGTAGTACGTGTGGAAGACCTTGTCGAAGAGTCCGACGGTGCGCAGCAGCGCGGCGCGGACGAAGAAGGCCGCCCCCTGGACGTAGGCGTGCTCCAGGGTGTTCGGAGCCCGCCCGAAGGGCGAGCTGGCAGGTGAGGGGTGGTTCGGCCAGTCTCCGGCGAAGGCGTGCTGCTCGCCCCAGCGCAGAGCGGTTTTCGACCAGTCGTTGTACGCGCCCAGAGCGGTACTGCCCGACTCGTCGTACTCGTACTGCATGGGACCGACGACGCCGTAGTCGGTCCAGGTCTCCATGAACTCGGCCAGCTCGCGCACCAGCGACTTCGGGGTCTGGGTGTCCGGGTTGACGAGGAACACGTAGTCAGCGCCGTCGTCGAGCGCCGCCCGCATGCCGATGTTGTTGGCACAGGCGAAGCCGACGTTGCTCTGGTTCTGGATGACCCGCACGTCGGGAAATCGGTCCTCGACGAAGGCCGTGCTGCCGTCGTGGGAGTCGTTGTCGATGTACCAGACCGTCAGGTCGATCTCGGGGGTGTCGCTGTCCAGGAGTGTTGCGAGACAGGGCTCCAGCCACCTGCGCTCGTTGGTGCCCACCGTGATAGTCGCCACCCGCACCTTGGGGCTCTGGCCAGTGGGGTTGGGACTGGTCACGGCAGCTCCAGCTCGGCGGGGGCGAACTCGATGACGATGCTGCGCCGGATCCGGGGGGAGGTGTTGCGGCGCGAGGCGTGGGCGATGCGCACGTCGTGTACGGCGACGTCGCCGGCCGCGAGCGGGAGAGCGCGGACCGGGCCCTGCGCCTGGAGCGCCTCGGCCTCCTCCGCACCGGACGTTAAGTGGGACCCGGGGACGAATTCGAGGCATCCGTTGCCCCCATCGGAGTCGTCGAGGAAGACGCTCAGGTTGCACACGGTGTGCGGCGGAACATTGGTCCGGTCTCGGTGCCAGGGCACCGGGGCGGCCACCCCCGGCAGTTTGACGATCATGGCGCAGGCAGTGGCGCGTACGGGCACGCCCAGGATGGAAGCGGCCATCGGGTGCAGGGGGCCTTCGTCGGCGTAGAGGCGTGCCGCCGTCGGGGAGCCTTGGCTCTCCAGGTTGTGGATGCGGTAGAGAACGGGCGCGTGCGTGCCCGCGGGCGTGAAGTGCCAGTAGTCGTCCGAACGGAACCCGTCCTGGGTGAAGCGCCGGATAAGGCCATCAGCCTCGGCCCGGAGAGCCTCGAGCGCGCCCTCCGCGATCCTCTGGGGCAAGACGGCGTAGCCGTCCGTTCGGAAGCCTTGGAGCCCGTCATCAGGTAGGTGCGTCTGTAACGGCGCCTCTGCGGTCTCTGTCTGTCGCCGTGCGTGTCGCGTCATCGTTCCCTCGCTGCGGTGTCGTCGAGCTGCGTGGTGAACCAGTCGATGGTGGCGCTCAGTCCCTTGCGGGGATCGGTCTCCGGCTTCCAGCCGAACTGCTCCCAGGCGAGGGTTATGTCGGGCCTGCGACGCCCCGGGTCGTCGGCCGGCCGGTCGATGAACTCGATCGGCGCGGCGGACCGACTCAGTTCCCGCACCAGGCGCGCGAGCTCCAGGACCGTGGTCTCGGCGGGATTGCCCAGGTTGACCGGGCCAGGATGGCTGCTGGCGGCGACGGCGAGGATGGCGCGGACGGTGTCGTCGACGTAGCACAGCGACCGCGTCTGCGATCCGTCGCCGGTGACGGTAAGCGGCTCACCAGCCAGCGCCTGGCGGATGAAGGTCGGAACCGCTCGTCCGTCCTCCGCGCGCATCCGCGGCCCGAACGTGTTGAAGATCCGCACGATTGCGGTGTCGACACCGTGCTTGGCGCGGTAGGCAGTGGTGGCCGCCTCCGCGAAGCGCTTGGCCTCGTCGTACACGCTGCGCGGCCCCACCGGATTGACGTTGCCCCAGTACGACTCCCGCTGCGGGTGCTGCAGCGGGTCGCCGTAGACCTCAGAGGTGGATGCGAGCACGAAGCGGGCCTGCTTCTCCCGAGCCAGTTCCAGCGCGCTGAAGGTTCCGACGGAACCGGCCTGCAGCGTCTCGACCGGCAAACGCAGGTAGTCCAGCGGGGAGGCCGGCGAGGCAAGGTGGAGTACGAGGTCGACCTTCCCTGGTATCGAGATCGGATCCGTGACGTCGTGAACCAGTAACTCGAACCGATCGTCCGGCTGACGGTGCACGACGTTGTCCGCCGTGCCCGTGAGGAAGTTGTCGACGCACACCACCTCGACACCACTGTCGAGCAGCAGATCGCACAGGTGCGAGCCGACGAACCCACAGCCGCCGGTGACGACGGCGCGCCGGAAGGGGGCCGAGCCTGGGCCGCACCCCGGTAAAGAGACTTTCATAGTGCCTCAATTTTCGTAATTAGGACGATAGGCGGCATGGCTGTACTACGGGCAGCACGTGACAAGAAGTGGTGGGCTTAGCAGCGTTCGGCTGGTCGGGGCTCCGCGACGGCACGGCCGTCAAACTTCGTACAGTTGAGCGCGCACACGGCCTTGCCGCCCGGGATCTGAGTCCATCCCCAGTTCCGAGTGAGTTCAGTGACCAACGCCAGCCGCCAGCTGGTCTCGGAGGCTTCGGCGCCATCCCTCAGCGGCACTTCGCCGGCCTGATGGATCGCCTCAACGACGACATCCTCGTCATCAACCGGCCGGTGGCCGTCGACATGGCCACGCGCAAGGCGACGCGCCTCGTTGGCAGCCATCGGTTCGACGGTCAGGGTGCACAGCAGTCGAGATGCGCTCATTGGCTGCTCGGTGTTGAGCGTCAAGGTCATCATCGGCCCTTCGCCAGACGTGGTCCCTTGGTTGAGCACGGCTTCAACTCCGCGGAAGCCGCTGTGCGTTCGTCCTTCAAATGGCGTGCTCACATAACGCGTTGAGCACCTCCCCAGAGTGCTCGTCGAGCTCAACCGCCGCACATATCGGGGGTGATATCACCGGGGTGATGCGGACGTTTGAGTCAGTTCCGAGATGCGGAGGGCGTCTGCGCCGACCGTCAGTTTGCTCGGACCCTGGGATAAGAGACGGAATCGAAGCCAGCTCAGCGAGGATTCACGGAGGCACTCGTGAAGATTGGCCATGGTGGTACTCGGGATGGGTGAGGCCGAGCGCCATGCGTTACAACCGCCGATAGACACTGGAGATTCCAACGTGCTATGACGACCGTGCGCCCTGCCACCAATCAGGCTCGTCCGTCAAGCCTGGCATTCGGAGCATGGGGCCGGTAAGTTCTGCCGGAGCATCGAGTCCGGCTAGCAGTTCGACGATCTTGTCGATGTTTGTCAGCCGTCGAGCACCTGACTCCAGCATCGATAAGAAGGCCTGGCTTAACCCTGTGAGCTCGGCCATGTCGCTCTGTCGCAGACTGCTTGCCTCACGAACCAAGTGGCACAGCATGCCAAAGTCGCGGGCGCACAGGGCTTCTTGAACATCAGTACGCTCCCATACTGCGATCGGCACACTCGGTACAGGATCGGGCCGATGCCGCACCCTGCGTGAACAAGTACTGCAATATGTATCCTCGTTATATCGACTGAGGACACATTGACACCTTTGGCACTGACGGCCGAGGCACTCTATATCTGCTTCTGCAGTGCGATCGGCTACGCGGGTGTATTCCCAATGCCTGGATTCCCTTGTCGCGGTGCCTTCACCGGCGGGCTCACGATTGGCTGGCGCATCGGCAGCGAGGGCGGTCAAGTTGCGCCCCCGATGGTCAGTCGGAATCGCATCATCGCCCCGAGAATGCGCGTCCAGTTGGACCTGCCCCTGAACGTGCCTCGAGTCGACGATCATGACGCCAAAACCCACGTACGCAGGTCGGACGGCAGGCGACTTGGCCTGCAGGCGCGGCCTTCACCCGCGGTCTGCGCTCGCACGTTCCACGACAGGTTGAGCCCAGTAACGAATGGCATCTACAGCTCCGGCGAGAGACGAGACGGACTCGGGACGCAGGACATCAAGTGGTGGGTTCCTCCGCAGGGCCCTGCCGCTCCCTACGTGCTCTGCTCAGCGCGCGGCGTAGGGCGTCCGGTCGAGTCAGCAAGCGCGGCCCGCCGGGGAAGACGTGCCAGTGCATCCCAGGAGATGCCGTGCTGTCAGCGGACGGCACAACGACGTGGCACGTCTGCCCGAGCGCAACCGTTCCCGGTTCCTCCCAGCGGGCTGCGGTACCCACGGGGACCAGGAAATACAGGCGGGGCTCGGGGCCCTCGTGATCCAGGATCACCGGGCCGACCGGTTCGTCGCCCTCGTTGAGCATCTCGATCGCGCGCCGGCCTACGGCTTCCACGACGCGGACGGCGTCCCACCACTCGCCCGCCGAGCACAGCTCGGGCTCTTCGCCGATGGGCATCCAGCGCGGCGGGAGCGGACGAGCTGCTCGATTGGCGTCGGACATGGAAAAGGCCTCCTCACCACTGCGTGTGAAGAGACCATTCCACTCAGCGAGTTCTGTGCGCGGACAGATTGTCCGCGGGGTCCGTTCCCCAAAGGCCTTGACAGGAAATCAAGTTGTGCTAATGCCGGTCCAACTGCCGAACGCTGAGAGCTCGTTGGAGGGGTGCGCGTCGATCCTCAGCAACGCCGTAGTCGTCTCGCGGACGGAGGGGTGGAACCGCGTGTGGTTCGGCGCGACCTTTCGCGCCTGCTTGAGATCGGCGAACGCGCCGGTCCGGTCACCCATGGCGAGCTTCGCGGAAGCTACGTCGATGAAGTGGTGACTGGACCGCTCGCCGACGGTCGTGGCGGGCGGAGCCCACTCGCCGGCAGAAACGGGGGACCACTCGGTGAGACGGGCGAGCGCCTGCTCGGTGTCACCCATGTCGATCAAGGTGTGTACCTCGTGGATGCGGATGTTCGTCGGACCGAACGACATCTCGTACGCCAACGAGTCGCGGTTGCCCGCCAAACTGGCCACCTGCTCCGCCTCGCGCAGGTACGAGTCCGCGCGATCCGGATTGTTCTCGCGGGCCTCAAGTACTGCCAGCTTCAGCAACAGCGCACCGTCGACGGCGAGCGCATCGTCGGAGAAGGAGCGTTCCGGCTGTAGCCGCTCCAACTCGGTCCGCAGTGCGACAAGCTTGCGGCGTGCGGACGAGTAGGCGCCCTGGCGAAGCATCGCGCCCGCCACCAGATAGCCAGCTGTGAACTGCAACAGTGGGTCCCCAGAGCGGTCAGCCGCCCACCGCACCCGCTCCAGGGCCGTGTTTGACAGGTCGTGGTGGCCCATCTTGTGAGCCAGCGAGTTCACGGCTCGGTAGGCGCGGGCCAGATGCCAGAACGCCTTGGTCTGACCCCCATTGCGGCCGCCGAGGGCCACGTGCGTCAGCTCGGTGATGATGGGGGGCAGCAAGGGGCCCATCGGGGCGTAGCGCGCGTCGCGGCGCAGGGCGGCAACCTGGTCGACTTCGGAGGCGAGAACGGGAAGCGCACGGGGGGCGATGTCCAAGTCATCGGGGCTGTCGTAGCACAGCAGGAGGCGACGCAGTTCCGGGATGACAGCGTGCACGCGGTCTTCCGCCTCCGGCTCGCCGTAGTACGGCTGACCGGTCAGAACCTCGGGGCCGAAGTGCAGCGCCTTGGCGAGCGACAGCACCAGCGAGGGTGAAGCCTTCCGTGCACCGGACTCCAGTTTCTGTATGTAGCTCGCGGACACGGCGACCTTTTGCGCCAGTTGAGCGGTCGACAGGTTCCGTGTCCTGCGTGCAACACGGAGACGGTCTCCCAGCGTCAGGTTTTCACTCATCGGCTGATCTGTCCCTTCGCGATGGAGCACTTGGATCAGAGTACGGAAAACGCTCTGACTCGCGCCCCTGGTCGCGAAGTGTTAACAGAGCTGGCAGCCCTGCGACGGGGAGTTGAAGCCGCCTTGGTGCATACCCAGGGCGTTTTACACCCGTTGGCTAGTTGATTGAAATGCGGCCCAAAGGCGCAAATCGGCCACATTCTGGACGGTATGCTTGCTTGAAAGTCAAGAGCTCACGGCGAAATGCCTACGGACAAATTGTCCGTGCCCTCCTTGCGCTCGTGGCCATCATCAACCCAGTTCTGTCACGGACAGTGATCGGATGTCGTGGTCAGAGCGGCTACCTGAGTGCAGTGCCCATACTCTCGTGAACCAGGACGTCGGCGCGGGCCTGTGCGGAAAAGGAGGCAAGAGTGGCTGAGACTGAACGTCTCCCAGCGGCATCTCACCACCGCATTCGGCGCCGGCTCGACCGCGATCTCGACGCATGCGTCCTCGTCCTCGCAGCCGTTCATGAGCAGGACGGATACCCGCTGAACTGGCCTGCCAACCCGCACAGTTGGCTCACCCGCCGCGCCCTACTCGCCGCCTGGGTTGCCGAGCAGAACGGACAGATCGTCGGCCACATCGGTCTATCACGAGGCACGGAGCACGATGCAGCGGCAGCCCTCTGGAGTGCCCGCGAGGGCCAGGACCCTGACGGGACCGCAGTGATCAGTCGACTCTTCGTCTGTCCGGCAGCACGGGGACACGGGCTGGGCGCCGCCCTACTGGACAGAGCCCTGAGCGAAGCGCGCTCTCGTGAACTCCAGCCGGTGCTCGACGTCGTTGCCTCCGACACCTCGGCGGTAGCCCTCTACGAGCGGTCCGGCTGGCGACTCCTCGCGACCGTCGACCAACAATGGGACCCACACCAGACCGTGACGCTCCACTGCTACACGGCGAGAGCCTGATAGGCCCGCTCTGCGTCTACCGAGCCTCTCGCAAGGTGGCACTCACCAACCGAACGATCTCGCCAGCGCAGCCCCAGGACAACGTGACGCCTGCGCCACCATGCCCGTAGTTGTGGAACAGGGGAACGCCGTTCTCCCCGGGCTCGGCTCCGACCCGCACCTCGGCTCGCGTGGGCCGTACTCCCACCCGATGCTCAAGGACCGTGGCATCCGCGAGCCGAGGCTCGATCGCGGCACACCGCTCCAGAATCGCTCTGGCCGCAGTAGCGTCGACGTGGAAGCTCCCATCGTGATCGATTGCCGTACCACCGAGGACCACGGTCTTGCCGTGCGGATAGAAGCACATCAGGTCAGGCGACAACCCCGTGTCCTCGGAGAAGAACTCCGTGATGCCGGGGTTCTCCACGACCACGTGCTGACCCCGGATCGGTCGGACATCGGGATCCCCGGAGAGTTCTCCGCCTGCCAGGCCGGCACAGTTAACGATCACGTATGCATCTTCGACCCCGTCCAGTGAACCGACCGTCGTGTGCTGCACTGTCCCTCCGGCCTTCTTGAAGCGGCGGAGCAGGTACTGCAGGTAGACCGGCATGTCGATGAGAGGCACTGTGAACCGGTAGCCGCTTGCGAAACCGGCGGGCAACTCGTCCGGTTCGCACATGCGGAA
This genomic window from Streptomyces sp. DG2A-72 contains:
- a CDS encoding HAD family hydrolase; translated protein: MVHLGRWSGGHGMTGRTLAVDVGGILYYDEPFDLAWLQGVWELAQADNPALTMDSFLHAMRNFYQDRAPGTPPPSLFPPNGTKSWQRIRERWTSLIQPIPGAVDALSDLAREYQVCIVANQPPECLAALRVLGIEQRVQLVALDSLVGYAKPDPRLFKWALDRLGWKPEHTTVVGDRTDHDAAPALALGCSVAIINLDSGWSAPAGVDPEIVTTYRELKARRGHTTEGSTGYWAIAALGDLADVLLAIGCKERSPQPSQEVRP
- a CDS encoding glycosyltransferase; this encodes MKVAMVIPPHRYGADPSQWITVPPQGYGGIQWVVATLMDGLLAAGCEILLLGAPGSPVQEGVTVSAAVETADIHEAIETFGPDIIHDHSNNDALPACDLRPTVSTHHLNGVPERQINGIYLSRAQRTAAGSLSAPVIRLPVNPSRYPFQEAKDDYFLFLGRVSVHKGVREAAAFAHAAGVPLTVAGPAWEKDYLDALLADFPNTVHYIGEVGGDTRTRLIARARAQLVLSQPWGGPFGGRWIEPGATVVSEAAASGTPVIASDNGCLPEIVPGVGTVLPVGREITPSDAKRVLASLPKAQSVRETAVDRWGHHTIARQYLLVYRRAVSGEVWR
- a CDS encoding glycosyltransferase family 2 protein, which produces MTLGADLPLTIAICSNRPDSLPGAVVRTAAAMGARDRLLIIADMPAQHVPTLPTSASPPPSRIRVICNAGNQGLAHSRNKAMKEATTRHLVFLDDDIVPTVEALTQIRAALTAGAQVTGTRISAHLQGHRRPWFLTSGQLHYLGSHAPSRPASIWGGSFAIDSEHARLLGVGFDERLGRIGSSLTSAEDTTFVREMIARGATATILHDAEVQHLIPAHRLTLSYLLRRAFWQGRSEARRDDARRGIGKEWNRNRSGDGARPVLTALALFYTSSVLLGVCWEAITRSRASATDAETGSDR
- a CDS encoding polysaccharide pyruvyl transferase family protein is translated as MTLARSAVSNVLITGITSCESRGVEALARAIAEQLNTEGGNKVTVLTQTPVLDAEALAPTGALCVADPFVVSRSWQQMRPQESPAELTARREQLLAETDLVIATGGDLHTSDYGVSTPYLRALIAAQERDIPTVMIGQSVGPFDDPADAEAWLAVANRCHLLTVRESASHGYLVGKLGLPEHRVQLSSNPAFLLPTATGERTSAALSPLGLTPEDTYICLAPSQGITRFSAVEEAQHATALTRLAISLVRTRKMPVVLVPHCHDSRSHNDDRILAARIAEAAGMPQVMALPGVLTASDYKGVLSHAELVISERLHAAIGALSSGVPAIAIGHSHKFNGVLAETYGETVDVDDIHADVRAFVQDATVIDRLVNDTDAAGLRATLRQRLPLIMERARGDFAQINGLLGA
- a CDS encoding NAD(P)-dependent oxidoreductase codes for the protein MPTHLVTGGAGFIGSHLVAALIERGDEVVVLDNLDGGKTENVPDGATLVVGSVADQAAVADVFASYRFDGVYHLAAFAAEGISHAVKHHNYSVNLLGSINLINASLAAEVRLFGFASSVAVYGHGHVPMREDEQPIPADSYGNAKLTVERELAVTMKLQGMPYFALRMHNVYGERQSMGDPYRNAVAIFLNQIMRGEPISVYGDGSQIRAFTYAPDIVGTFLAAAGQPAAWGQVFNVGSSQTTTVLEMAHAARTAMGVPDHPIKHLATRDEVHAAYTDNSLARRTLGDWTDTPLADGLRRTATWAREHGPVEPTSTLSIENDTAEKPEWFTWAAGRAATA
- a CDS encoding glycosyltransferase; translation: MIAEYSRAASTAGCEIGVSSQLSRLDGTVNVHLPLVDDITWATHLVLVFESRQFLSTQQRELCEAVPRQRRIILDPDGHWGPYVTAGVDDNAGADTIESWHKLYADLSDLILQPRLNEQLPDGADFFSYFGMPDIHRLATDLPHPQALPYQLQYVGANWWRWNEMTNLIRAAAAAQPPIGRIRVCGRWWTGDPHPGHVTATANEPGWMQDHGVEVAPPVPFGHVVSAMSQAAITPVLVRPLLAQMELLTPRMFETLASGSIPALWPDLGYLSALYGNDVELFLLDDDPADALARMMREPARYRERLATIQRRVHERFSYHAVLAELMRFTR